A section of the Anaeromusa acidaminophila DSM 3853 genome encodes:
- a CDS encoding transposase, giving the protein MDKSLAHTKWMCKYHVVFTPKYRRKIIYNQLKVDIRDILKALCKYKGV; this is encoded by the coding sequence ATGGACAAAAGCTTAGCACACACAAAATGGATGTGCAAGTATCACGTAGTATTTACGCCCAAGTATAGGAGAAAAATCATCTATAACCAACTAAAAGTAGATATCAGAGATATCTTAAAAGCGTTGTGCAAATATAAGGGTGTAG